One segment of Streptomyces sp. TG1A-8 DNA contains the following:
- the ctaD gene encoding cytochrome c oxidase subunit I: protein MGRVIVSWLTTTDHKKIGHLYLITSFLFFMVAGLLAMAIRAELARPGLQILSTEQYNQAFTMHGTIMLLLFATPTFAGFANAIMPLQIGSPDVAFPRLNMLSFWLFALGGLIVISSFLVPNGTADYGWTAYTPLSDSIRTPIEGADMWIMGLALSGFGTILGAVNFVTTIICMRAPGMTMFRMPIFTWNILLTSVLVLLAFPVLAAALFALEADRKYGAHVFDAANGGPLLWQHLFWFFGHPEVYILALPFFGVITEIIPVFSRTPIFGYMGLVAATIAITGLSVTVWAHHMFATGAVLLPFFSFMTYLIAVPTGVKFFNWIGTMWKGSLSFEPPMLWAAGFLVTFLFGGLTGVILGSPPLDWHVTDTYFVVAHFHYVLFGTIVFAMFGGFSFWWPKMTGTMLDERLEKVHFWSLFIGFHTTFLVQHWLGAEGMPRRYADYLAADGFTTLNTVSTVGAFLLGLSTLPFLYNVWQTTQQGERVEVDDPWGWGRSLEWATSCPPPRHNFVTLPRIRSESPAFDLHHPDIAESEHEANAGRRDAVDASSHKEKP from the coding sequence ATGGGCCGGGTGATCGTCTCCTGGCTGACGACGACGGACCACAAGAAGATCGGGCACCTGTACCTGATCACCTCGTTCCTGTTCTTCATGGTCGCCGGCCTGCTGGCCATGGCGATCCGCGCCGAGCTGGCCCGTCCCGGACTGCAGATCCTCTCCACCGAGCAGTACAACCAGGCCTTCACCATGCACGGCACGATCATGCTGCTGCTGTTCGCCACCCCGACCTTCGCCGGCTTCGCCAACGCGATCATGCCGTTGCAGATCGGTTCACCGGACGTGGCCTTCCCCCGGCTGAACATGCTGTCGTTCTGGCTGTTCGCGCTGGGCGGCCTGATCGTGATCAGCAGCTTCCTCGTCCCCAACGGCACCGCCGACTACGGCTGGACCGCGTACACCCCCCTGTCGGACTCGATCCGGACGCCGATCGAGGGCGCCGACATGTGGATCATGGGCCTGGCGCTGTCCGGGTTCGGCACCATCCTGGGCGCGGTCAACTTCGTCACCACCATCATCTGCATGCGGGCACCGGGCATGACGATGTTCAGGATGCCGATCTTCACCTGGAACATCCTGCTCACCTCGGTGCTGGTCCTGCTCGCCTTCCCGGTGCTGGCCGCCGCCCTGTTCGCCCTGGAGGCCGACCGCAAGTACGGCGCCCACGTCTTCGACGCCGCGAACGGCGGCCCCCTGCTGTGGCAGCACCTCTTCTGGTTCTTCGGCCACCCCGAGGTGTACATCCTGGCGCTGCCGTTCTTCGGCGTGATCACCGAGATCATCCCGGTGTTCTCCCGCACTCCGATCTTCGGCTACATGGGCCTGGTGGCCGCGACCATCGCCATCACCGGCCTCTCGGTGACCGTGTGGGCGCACCACATGTTCGCCACGGGAGCGGTGCTGCTGCCGTTCTTCTCCTTCATGACGTACCTGATCGCCGTGCCCACCGGGGTGAAGTTCTTCAACTGGATCGGCACCATGTGGAAGGGCTCCCTGTCCTTCGAACCACCGATGCTGTGGGCGGCCGGCTTCCTGGTCACCTTCCTCTTCGGCGGGCTGACCGGCGTCATCCTGGGTTCCCCGCCGCTGGACTGGCACGTCACCGACACGTACTTCGTCGTCGCCCACTTCCACTACGTGCTGTTCGGCACGATCGTCTTCGCGATGTTCGGCGGATTCAGCTTCTGGTGGCCGAAGATGACCGGCACGATGCTCGACGAACGCCTGGAGAAGGTCCACTTCTGGTCGCTGTTCATCGGCTTCCACACCACCTTCCTGGTGCAGCACTGGCTCGGCGCCGAGGGCATGCCCCGCCGCTACGCCGACTACCTGGCCGCCGACGGCTTCACCACCCTCAACACCGTCTCCACCGTCGGCGCCTTCCTGCTGGGCCTGTCCACCCTGCCGTTCCTCTACAACGTCTGGCAGACCACCCAGCAGGGCGAGCGCGTCGAGGTCGACGACCCGTGGGGCTGGGGCCGCTCCCTGGAGTGGGCCACCTCGTGCCCGCCGCCCCGCCACAACTTCGTCACCCTGCCCCGCATCCGCTCCGAGTCCCCCGCCTTCGACCTGCACCACCCCGACATCGCCGAGAGCGAGCACGAGGCGAACGCCGGCCGGCGCGACGCCGTCGACGCCAGCAGCCACAAGGAAAAGCCGTGA